A segment of the Nitrosospira briensis C-128 genome:
CGCATCCGGCGGAATACATCAATGCAATGATGATTGACGCGAGGTTCCGCCACTGTTTGTACATGATGTCAATGCGCCTGCACCACGATGGAAAGCACTTCGGCTTTTGCTCCCATAACATGGATTGCCGCAGCACCGGGCGCAGCCACCTGTTCCGGCACCACCTGGATGTTCACCGGCACATCGGCCTTGAGGAGGTTACCTGCTTGCATCGCGGCAAGCGCACCCGACAATGGTATGGTGAAGGTGACAGGCCCATGCATGACGTGGTGCCCGAACATCGAGAGCGTACCGGCATAATGCGGGCTTGATGGACCGATTTTAGCCGCGCCGGCAGGTGCATTGACCAGAACGGCGAAATCATGACCATGCGCCAGTGGCGGCAGCGCGATTGTCACCTGTGCAAACAGCCTGGGCGCCTCCGGTTGCATCCTTGCCTGGAGCAGCGCGGATGGAATTGTCACGGCACCGATTGCCGGCTGTGTCGTGCTTATCGACGATTGGGAAATCTGCGCACTGAACCGTTCGGCCTGAGTGACGGCAACACTGGCCGCAGGCGCCGCCAGCGTCATCGGCACAACCTGCTCACCCGATCCCGGCTGATAATCGTAGTTGAAATCCCCAATCGTGGCATAGTCGCCGGCGATCCTTTTGGTTACCGGTTGTCCTTTCGAATCGACAAAGAACAGGAATGGCTCCGATGACCACGCCTGAAGATCCGAACCTTCAGGCAAAACGGGATATCCGCGTGCCTGTTGCTTCCGGGTCCAAACGTCCCACAGCCTGTCGATATTCGCATGGTGGAGGAAAAAGAGCGGGTCGATGGGCGACAGGTTGGCTTGCATGAAGCCGCCGCTATTGGTGGTTCTGCCGGATGGATCGGTAAAGATGCCGCCTACGCAATTATGAACCCTGTTGTGCGGCTGGCCTTCCAGAACGCCGAATCCGGTCAACCCGCTGTGACCCATCGTTTTTGGACTGGCGAAGGTGAGGAAATCCCGCGGCGCGAGCGCGTCCAGCAAGGTCTGCAGGGAAACGGCTTTTGCCGTTTTCTCGTCGAGCCCCGGCTTTTCTTTTGTCAGGCCGCGGGCATGGGCCAGGTCGAAAAAGAACTGACCCCTTGGGTCATCGATAATGTCGAACCAGAGGTCTTCGGGGACGCGAATTCCGCGCGCGAGTAGCTGACCGTATTGCGTCTCGTCATCGAATTCTCCATTGGGTTTGTAACTGCGTTTCCAGTAGCTCGCCTTCGCTACTGCATCCCCGAAGCGAACCCGGAATTCCCGGTATTGTGCGATATAGGCGGGATTAGACGGCGTCAGCACATCCTCGAACATGATCGAGGGCACACTCGGCCGGAACGGATTTCTCGGATCCGTATTTTCGCTCCAGTCCCAATAGGGAAGCGCAAAGCGCGGGTCGCCACTAAGCTCGCGGCATATCTGTTCGAACCAGCCGATATAGCCGCGATGCCATACCAGAAACCACCAATTGCCGTGCGGGCAATCCATGGTGTGAGTGAGCGCGATACGATACCAGTTACGCGGATCGGTTGGCGGAAGCGCGAGCATCGCCCGGATTGCCTTCTTATAGCTCTCGATATTACGCCGCGCATCGGGATTCAGGACATTCAGGCGTCGATACTTTGCCGTCCCCTGCGCATGAAGCGAGCTGAACGGAAGCGTGGCGCTGCCTACGGTAGCGGCGGCGGCAGCCGCTGTTTTTAGAAACGCGCGGCGAGACATGGTTGATGACTGCAATTTGTTATTTTGCGACACGAAAACCTCATTATGGTTGGAATTGAATATCGAGTGCACCTGCCTCCACGCCTGCTGTCAGCCTGCGTTAACCGGGAGTTGATAATTTTTCTGGAACGCTCCGGTTATTGCCGACGCCTGGGAGTGGGATCTCCAGAAAGCGCATAGCACTGGAACTGCCGTCATGCAATCGCGATCGGGGCCGGGTAATTACAATTAGATAATTAAATGACATTTCTGGATACCTGTAAAATCTTACAGGTGCCCGATGCTCAGGCTGGTCTCAGGCTGGTACATGGCGGCGCAAGAGGTGGCGGCACGATTCAATGTAGGTCTCTTCAGGTCGCGCTTGCTGAGCAAAACCACCAAAACCACCAAAACCACCAAAACCACCAAAACCACACGCCTTCCGCCAACCTCATCCAGGCTGAAAATTATTCCCGATGCACTAGAATGAAATAGCTACCGTATTAAATACTGATGAAGTATTCATGAACGACAGTAGTTAATCGGGGAATGTAGACGTCCTGTCTTGCCTAGGGGGAATATGAGTGCTACGGCTGCTATTTCGGAATTCGGTTCGGTTGTTTCTGTGCGCGGTGGCGTTGTGGACATACAGTTTGAGCGTGTGCCGCCTATTCACACATTGCTGCGTGCGGGCAAGCAAGGAAAAATCGCGATTGAAGTGTTGTCGCAGCTCGATGCCCATCACGTGCGTGGCATTGCGCTAACACCCACGCAAGGTCTTGCTCGGGGCATGCAGGTCACCGATACGCATGGGCCGCTGATGGTGCCGGTGGGAAAGGCAACCCTTTCGCGCATGTTCGACGTATTCGGCAACGCCATCGATCGCCGTCCGGCTCCGGTCAATGCTCAATGGCGTTCGGTTCATCACGCATCGCCCCCTCTGGCGCGGCGCTCCACGAAATCCGAAATCTTCGAAACGGGTATCAAAATCATCGACGTGCTGATGCCGTTGGAACGCGGGGGCAAAACCGGCTTGCTCGGCGGAGCAGGCGTGGGAAAGACGATCCTGCTCACCGAAATGATCCATAACGTAGCCGGGCAGCATGAGGGCGTCAGTATTTTTTGCGGCATCGGCGAACGCTGTCGCGAAGGGGAGGAGCTCTACCGTGACATGAAGGCAGCGGGGGTGCTGGAGAGCATGGTGATGGTGTTCGGCCAGATGAATGAGCCTCCCGGCGCCCGGTTCCGTGTGGGTCATGCTGCGCTGACCATGGCCGAGTATTTCCGGGATGACGAGCATCGTGATGTGTTGCTGCTGGTGGATAATATTTTCCGCTTTATCCAGGCGGGCATGGAGGTGTCCGGGCAGATGGGCCAGATGCCGTCGCGCCTGGGCTATCAACCGACGATGAGCACGGAACTGGCACAGCTGGAAGAACGGATCGCCAATACGGACACGGGCGCCATTACATCGATCCAGGCAGTTTATATCCCGGCGGACGATTTTACCGACCCTGCTGCGATGCACGCCTTCTCGCATTTTTCCGCTTCCATCGTACTCTCGCGCAAGCGCGCGAGCGAGGGCCTGTATCCGGCCATCGATCCGCTGCAGTCCGGTTCCAAAATGGCGACGCCCGGCGCCATTGGTCAACGGCATTACCGGATAGCACAGGAGGTGCGCCACACGCTCGCCCAATACGCGGAGCTCAAGGACATCATCGCCATGCTGGGATTGGAGCAACTGTCGCCGGAAGACCGAAGCATCGTGGCACGTGCGCGACGGCTGGAGCGTTTTTTTACCCAGCCGTTTTTCACTACCGAGCAGTTTACGGGCATCGAGGGGAAACTGGTCAGTCTGGCGGACGCGCTGGATGGCTGCGAGCGTATCCTGCGAGATGAATTCAAGGACCTTCCCGAGGGAGCGCTCTATATGATCGGGCGGATTGGTGAGGCGAAAGGAAGGAACCATGCGGGAAATTCGTCTGTAAAACCGGACATGAACCCCAGCCCGAACTTGAACAACAGCCCGAACCGAGATGCGGCTCGCGAATTGCCATGAATCTTAAAATACTTCTGCCGTTCGGGATTTTCGCTGAAAAGACCGGCGTCGCACGTATTGTTGTGGAGACCAGTAGCGGATCGTATGGACTGCTGCCCAACCGGCTCGACTGCGTGGCCGCGCTTGTGCCGGGTGTCCTCGCCTTCGAGACGAAAGAGGAGGGTGAGGTTTATATCGCGGTTGACGAAGGCATCCTGATAAAAACCGGCATGGAGGTACTGGTATCCGTACGTAATGCGATTGCGGGGGCTGAATTGGCTACGCTGCATGAGACCGTGATGAACGCGTTTTTAAACCTTGATACACAGGAGCGGGATGCGCGCCGGATGATGGCAAAAATGGAGAGCGGCTTCATTCGCCGCTTAATGGAATTTCACCATGAGCGATGAAGCCGATGGAAAAACAGGAGGAAAAGCGGGTGGGAAAGCCTCCGCAGGTGGGGGCGAATCGGAATTAAGCCGACGCGTGGAGGTGAGGGCGGCGCGCAAGCTCAAAGGACAACAGGCACAGCATCAGGCCAGCCAGACGATCTGGGCCGGATTGGGCATGATCGGGCTGGTGGGGTGGTCAGTTGCTGTGCCCACGCTGCTGGGTGCGGCACTGGGCATATGGCTGGATAAAAACTATCCGATGAATCACTCGTGGACGTTGACCCTGCTGATTATCGGCCTGATCGCGGGTTGCCTGAATGCCTGGTACTGGTTGGCTAGGGAAGATAGAGCAACCCATGAGGGAGAGCGCCAGAGGAAATAAAAGATCGAACCGAAGTAGCGGGCGCAACGGGAGTGACAGGAGCAATAGGAGGATCGAATGAGTGAAACCTTGGGTCTGGTGTTGTCATTGGCATCCGGCATTCTGCTGGGAGTATTTTTTTTCGGCGGCTTGTGGTGGACGGTGCGCCACGGCTTTTCATCCCGGAATCCC
Coding sequences within it:
- a CDS encoding tyrosinase family protein, whose product is MSRRAFLKTAAAAAATVGSATLPFSSLHAQGTAKYRRLNVLNPDARRNIESYKKAIRAMLALPPTDPRNWYRIALTHTMDCPHGNWWFLVWHRGYIGWFEQICRELSGDPRFALPYWDWSENTDPRNPFRPSVPSIMFEDVLTPSNPAYIAQYREFRVRFGDAVAKASYWKRSYKPNGEFDDETQYGQLLARGIRVPEDLWFDIIDDPRGQFFFDLAHARGLTKEKPGLDEKTAKAVSLQTLLDALAPRDFLTFASPKTMGHSGLTGFGVLEGQPHNRVHNCVGGIFTDPSGRTTNSGGFMQANLSPIDPLFFLHHANIDRLWDVWTRKQQARGYPVLPEGSDLQAWSSEPFLFFVDSKGQPVTKRIAGDYATIGDFNYDYQPGSGEQVVPMTLAAPAASVAVTQAERFSAQISQSSISTTQPAIGAVTIPSALLQARMQPEAPRLFAQVTIALPPLAHGHDFAVLVNAPAGAAKIGPSSPHYAGTLSMFGHHVMHGPVTFTIPLSGALAAMQAGNLLKADVPVNIQVVPEQVAAPGAAAIHVMGAKAEVLSIVVQAH
- the atpD gene encoding F0F1 ATP synthase subunit beta, with product MSATAAISEFGSVVSVRGGVVDIQFERVPPIHTLLRAGKQGKIAIEVLSQLDAHHVRGIALTPTQGLARGMQVTDTHGPLMVPVGKATLSRMFDVFGNAIDRRPAPVNAQWRSVHHASPPLARRSTKSEIFETGIKIIDVLMPLERGGKTGLLGGAGVGKTILLTEMIHNVAGQHEGVSIFCGIGERCREGEELYRDMKAAGVLESMVMVFGQMNEPPGARFRVGHAALTMAEYFRDDEHRDVLLLVDNIFRFIQAGMEVSGQMGQMPSRLGYQPTMSTELAQLEERIANTDTGAITSIQAVYIPADDFTDPAAMHAFSHFSASIVLSRKRASEGLYPAIDPLQSGSKMATPGAIGQRHYRIAQEVRHTLAQYAELKDIIAMLGLEQLSPEDRSIVARARRLERFFTQPFFTTEQFTGIEGKLVSLADALDGCERILRDEFKDLPEGALYMIGRIGEAKGRNHAGNSSVKPDMNPSPNLNNSPNRDAARELP
- a CDS encoding F0F1 ATP synthase subunit epsilon; translated protein: MNLKILLPFGIFAEKTGVARIVVETSSGSYGLLPNRLDCVAALVPGVLAFETKEEGEVYIAVDEGILIKTGMEVLVSVRNAIAGAELATLHETVMNAFLNLDTQERDARRMMAKMESGFIRRLMEFHHER
- a CDS encoding AtpZ/AtpI family protein — its product is MSDEADGKTGGKAGGKASAGGGESELSRRVEVRAARKLKGQQAQHQASQTIWAGLGMIGLVGWSVAVPTLLGAALGIWLDKNYPMNHSWTLTLLIIGLIAGCLNAWYWLAREDRATHEGERQRK